The following nucleotide sequence is from Microbacterium imperiale.
CGAGGCGGTCGTGATGCACGGGCGTCGATCAAAGATCCGGCTCGACCGGTTCGGCGCTGAATCGGTCTGGGCATTGGACGGATCCGAGGTCCAGGGACTTGCTCCCGACCGCGCATTCTCGTCGTTGCTCGCGCAACAGCCCACCCGCGAACCAATCGATCTCCCACGCGCCAGACAGATCGACGCGCTGATGGATGCCGCGGGGCTGATGCCGCGACCCCGCCAGCGCATGATCGGACATTACCCTCTCGACTCGAGCGAGCCGCTCGGTGAGGGGCCAGGCTGGCAGGACTTCCTCGTCAACCATCCCGACGGTGTCACGAAGCGGCGCATCCGCCTCTTCCCTTACCCGAAGGGCGCGGATCGCGAGACCCGCGCCGCGGTCGACCTGCGGGCACGCCGCGAGTTCCGCCTCACCGACGGCATCGTGCATTCCGGGATCATCGCCCCGCTCGACCTCCTTACGCCCGAGGAGGGCCCAGCGCTCCTCTTCCCCTACGATCCCGACGAACTGAGCCTCGAGGACTACCTCTCGCAGCACGTCGATGACCTCACCTTCGAGGCGCGCGAGCGCATCGTGCAAGACCTGACCGAACTCGTCCGTTTCGCGCACGGCCAGCGGCTCACTCATCGGGCCCTGTCGCCCGTGAGCGTGCGGGTTACCGACACGGGTGACGACTCGGTCACTGTGCGGATCCGGGATTGGGATCTCGCGCGGCGTCGAGACTCGGAGACCTCCACGGCGACTGTTGTGTCGAGGGGGATCACCGATCTCGTCGGCGTCGTGGATTCCGAGGCGCTCCTCTACCTCGCGCCTGAAACGCTTCGGAACGCGACCCCCGCGTCGGCGCAGACGCTCGACGTGTACGGCACCGGAGCTGTCGCCTTCACGGTGCTGACCGGAAAGCCGCCTGCGGCGAACCTGCCTGCGCTCGAATCACTCGTAGCTTCGGACGCGACAGGGCTCGATCCCCGGTCAGTGATGCCGGAGATCTCGGACCGTCTCGCTGGCGTCATTGCGCAAGCCACCGCGTTCGACGAGATGGAACGCACCCTGGACATCGCAGATTTCCAGGTGGCGTTCGAGGACGCGCGTCGCGAGACGCACGACGATGAGCCGATCGTCGCGCAGACGGATCCACTCGACGCATCGGTGGGGGAGATCATCGGTGGCCGCTTCGAAATCGCGCGCCGCCGCGGTTCGGGGTCAACGGGCGTGGCTCTCGAAGTGCTCGATTACGAGGCTGGTCGTGAGGGCGACATCCTCAAGCTCGCGAAAGACGACGCAGCCGCCGCACGCCTGCAAATCGAAGCATCGGTGCTGGATCGGCTGGACCACCCCCGCATCGTGAAGCGCTTGGACGGGCCTCTGCCCGTCGGCACGCGCCAGGGCCTCCTGATGACGGATGCCGGCACCGAGACGCTGTCGGACCGCATCCGTCTCGAGGGTCGCGCCACGATCGAGCAGCTCGAGCGTTACGGTGCAGACCTCTTCGAGGCGGTGGCGCATCTCGAGCAGCGAGGGGTGTTCCATCGCGATATCAAGCCGTCGAACCTCGCCGTCAAGCCCGACCCCGGCACCCGCAAGCCGCGCTTGACTCTGTTCGATTTTTCCCTCGCGGAAGAGCCGCTCGCGAACATCAAGTCGGGATCGCGGCCTTACCTCGATCCGTACCTCGGCGTGAGTGTGCGGCGGCAGTTCGACTCGGCCGCTGAACGCTTCGCGGTTGCGGTGACGCTCTTCGAACTCGCCACCGGAGACCCGGTTTGGTGGCCGTCCGGGGATGCGCCTGCGAACGCGACGGATGCGCCGGTCGTGCAGCCGAGCATGTTCGACACGGGTGTCACTGAAGGCCTCGTCGCGTTCTTCCGCACAGCGCTCGCGCCGGACGCTACCGAGCGGCATCCATCGCTCGACGCCATGCGCGCGGCGTGGGCAGCCGCTCTCGCCGGGGCGACCATTGACGACGCCATCGCAGAGGCGAACGATGCGAAGGCGGATGCCGCGTCCGTCGACACCCCGCTGACCGACGCCGGCCTCAGCGCACGTGCGCTCTCGGTTGTGGCTCGGGTCAACGCGACAACCGTCGGCGAGCTACTCGGCGTACCGCCGATGGTCATCAATCAGATCCGCGGCAGTGGCGAGCAGGTCCGTCGCGAGATCAGCGCGCGTATCCGACAGTGGCGTGAGCGTCTCGCGCACACGACCACGACGACCGAGGTTCCCGCGACAGGTGGACGCCGTGCCGTCGAGAACTTCCTCAGCGGCATCTCGCCCAAACCCGGGGAGTCGCCCGAGGAGCGCTTCAGACGGTTGCGCAAGGGTGGAACGCTCAAGACGGCGGCCGACGATGTGTCCCGGTGGCTGCGGGACTTCGAGAGCATCGCGACTGTCGAAGAGCTCTCGGCCAAGCTCCTACGCGAGTATGGGTCGTCCATTGACGATGAGCAGCAGCGGACGAAGGTTGCGACCGCCGTTGTGCAGGCGATCCTCGAACTCGATGCTCGGTACCGCGATCCGAAGTTCGTTTTCCAGCGGGCGGCTGACCGCACCCGAATCATCGTCGCCTACGCCCCTGAAGATGGCTCGGGCATGACGTTCGACGACGCAGAGGCGCACCTCGAGGCAATCCTTCACCGGGCATCGATCATCGATGAGCTCCTCGATGCGGATGACGTCGTACCTGCTGCACGCGTCCGTGAGGCGCTGCGGACCGACGAGGAGAAGCCGCTGAGGTTGAGCGATGCTCGCATCGCGCAGCTCGCGATCGGTCTCTCCGCACGAGGTCGGCAGTCGTCGATGGGTGAGGCGTATCGAGTGGACTTGTCGCCCGCGAGGGCGGTGGAGCATGCCCTCCGTTCAGCCGCGACGCGCGAGGTGGCAGAGGTCACCATCGAACAGCGTGTGCGCGCTCGGTTCCCCGCCGTTGACAGCATCCCATCGCGACCTGCGCTCGACGTCGCGGTGAGAGCCGCGATGCCGTATCTCGAATGGCGCAGCGATCTCCGCAAGTACGCGATGCGCGCTGCGGACACGAACTCGGCGACCGCGACCGCGTCCTCGACGACGTGGGGACGCGCCACCGGGGACGACGCTGTGGTGGCTCGACTGCAGGCGTCGCTGCGAGAACGAAGTGCACTGGCTCTTGTGTTGACTCGGCGGAGACCGACGTCGCTCGTGACGACGATGCTCGCCCACGCCTACGACACGCGTGTCATCGATCTTGCAGACCTTGCATTGGATGCACTGCGTGAGACCGCCGCCGACAAGAACATCCAGTGGAATGTCGTGCTTGATGCAGATCGGCCGGATGCCGGCGGCACCGCCCAGCGAAACCTGCAGCAGCTGGCTCGCCTCGCGATCGTTCCTCGATGGAATGAGCTGATGGAATCGCCACAGCCGCTTGTGCTCACCAACGCGGCGGTGTTCGGTCGGCTTGGCCTCGTCGATCTGATCGCGTCGGTGATGGACATGTCGACCTCGCGCGCCGCGGCCCGTTGGTTCGTCCTTCCGCGTCCACTCACGGGTAGCACCCCCGATCTGGACGGCGTGCCGATGCCGTTCGGTGCGGATGGTTGGCTGGAGCTTGCCGTCGATGCCCTGCAGTTGGGCGACAGCGAGTCGGCGGCTCCCCTCTCAGCTGCGACCACCGCTCTCACCAGAAAGGCCAGCGTCTCGTGATCGACTCCGCTGCTCTGCTCGCTGACC
It contains:
- a CDS encoding protein kinase domain-containing protein; translated protein: MGDAAQAQEAEALDKIRQLLPDDGIARGWANITFTDNHGRLNEVDALLLTRNGLFVVELKGWHGEITGDQRMWRLGNRTEKNPRLLANDKAKRLRSVLSDLARTANLPSNVVPYVDEAVVMHGRRSKIRLDRFGAESVWALDGSEVQGLAPDRAFSSLLAQQPTREPIDLPRARQIDALMDAAGLMPRPRQRMIGHYPLDSSEPLGEGPGWQDFLVNHPDGVTKRRIRLFPYPKGADRETRAAVDLRARREFRLTDGIVHSGIIAPLDLLTPEEGPALLFPYDPDELSLEDYLSQHVDDLTFEARERIVQDLTELVRFAHGQRLTHRALSPVSVRVTDTGDDSVTVRIRDWDLARRRDSETSTATVVSRGITDLVGVVDSEALLYLAPETLRNATPASAQTLDVYGTGAVAFTVLTGKPPAANLPALESLVASDATGLDPRSVMPEISDRLAGVIAQATAFDEMERTLDIADFQVAFEDARRETHDDEPIVAQTDPLDASVGEIIGGRFEIARRRGSGSTGVALEVLDYEAGREGDILKLAKDDAAAARLQIEASVLDRLDHPRIVKRLDGPLPVGTRQGLLMTDAGTETLSDRIRLEGRATIEQLERYGADLFEAVAHLEQRGVFHRDIKPSNLAVKPDPGTRKPRLTLFDFSLAEEPLANIKSGSRPYLDPYLGVSVRRQFDSAAERFAVAVTLFELATGDPVWWPSGDAPANATDAPVVQPSMFDTGVTEGLVAFFRTALAPDATERHPSLDAMRAAWAAALAGATIDDAIAEANDAKADAASVDTPLTDAGLSARALSVVARVNATTVGELLGVPPMVINQIRGSGEQVRREISARIRQWRERLAHTTTTTEVPATGGRRAVENFLSGISPKPGESPEERFRRLRKGGTLKTAADDVSRWLRDFESIATVEELSAKLLREYGSSIDDEQQRTKVATAVVQAILELDARYRDPKFVFQRAADRTRIIVAYAPEDGSGMTFDDAEAHLEAILHRASIIDELLDADDVVPAARVREALRTDEEKPLRLSDARIAQLAIGLSARGRQSSMGEAYRVDLSPARAVEHALRSAATREVAEVTIEQRVRARFPAVDSIPSRPALDVAVRAAMPYLEWRSDLRKYAMRAADTNSATATASSTTWGRATGDDAVVARLQASLRERSALALVLTRRRPTSLVTTMLAHAYDTRVIDLADLALDALRETAADKNIQWNVVLDADRPDAGGTAQRNLQQLARLAIVPRWNELMESPQPLVLTNAAVFGRLGLVDLIASVMDMSTSRAAARWFVLPRPLTGSTPDLDGVPMPFGADGWLELAVDALQLGDSESAAPLSAATTALTRKASVS